In the genome of Nycticebus coucang isolate mNycCou1 chromosome 12, mNycCou1.pri, whole genome shotgun sequence, the window TTCAGGCTCAGGATGTTCGTACCACCCAAAGGCTCAAACTCCTCAGTGTGCTTCTCATCAGGTAGTACCCAGTTGTCGAAGGGGGTAGGTACACAGCTCCAGGTTGCTCAGAAGAATTTGCTTTGGTGAGGGATGCCTTTTGTCTAGGTCTGCTTATTCCTGCATCCTTCTGGAGCTATAGCCCCTAGGTCTGGAGGAGCCAGCTTGGGGTAGGATCTTACACtgttatttttggttgttgttggaTTTGCTTTGTTAGATTTCATTCACCAATGTGTGAACTATAGGTGAAGTTTCAGAGTGGCTTTACCCCACTGTGGCTTAGTTCCCAGGAGGGTTGGGGTCTCAGGGACCCAGCTGTGTATGGAGttgttgaaggagaaaaagacaataaataaagtCGCTCCTCAGCTgctctctttgttttttggttttagaTGGAAGCCCAAGGCTGGGCTTAAGAGGGGCCTCCGTCCTTCTGGATGTGGAGGCTGGGGCTGAGAGAAGGGTTCTGTCCCCAGGTGCTAGGTATTATTCACAGGGGATGGGGGACATGGAGGAACTCCTCTGGCCCGATACATCCTGTTGTTTCCTTATTTATTGGGGCACTTTAAGCCTCTGCCTGCTGTGGGCTGGCAGCCTGGTTGGAAGCTCATGTGCCAGGACCTCCACATTGAACCTCAGCCTGCATGGGGGAATCCTGTTCTGGATCCTCTTTGCTTTGAACCTGCATTTCCTCATTCTTAGTACAGTCTGCATGCAGCTTCAGGGGATGGTCTGGAAGCACAGGTTTAGTGTGCTGAATGACAACAGCAGAGTCAGCATGGGACAGAAAGGCCACCACTGGTAATCACCTACAGTCCCATTATCTGCGAAGATTCCAGTGGTGAGTTGGAAAGTTTCTGCAGCCAATACCTGGTCTGCTGAGGAAGGTGATGCTCTCAGATCCACCTCAGAGTTTGGTAAGAGGGCCACCACGTGTGGGAGGATGTCTTTTGCCTTGCTGTGTGAACAGAGTACCTGGACCTAGCTCACTTACATTACTTAGGGCCTGGGGAATGTGCTTAGCTCTCTAGTAGCTTGTCTTGAGTCAAGTTGGGCTCTGTAGAGGGCTGCTGGAACAAAGATGCCCCTAGGCTGCAGGGGGTAGGGCAGGCAGGGTTGCTGGGTCAGCCTACCCTTGTGCATGGTACTCTGGGGCCTAAGCGCCAGGGATGTCCACCCAGAGGCCCAAGTTGCTAGGCTGGGGTTTTCCCCTTGCTTCAGCCATTACTTTGTTGGCCAGCACTGTGTATCACGTAACCACAACTAAGCCTTTCACCAGCtgatcttaaattttattttccaaatgacaTTTTCAGGTGCCCCACTTCTCATAAGGTCAAGCCTTTGGTACCCACAGATGGGAACACTCTCCCCAAGGCCCTGCCTGATCTGGGCCAGGGCAGGCCATAAGCTCTGGGCCTTAACATCAAGTTTCGGTGACAGGCCCTTGTCCTGCCTCAGTGCTGGCCCAAGCTGCCTGGCATGGGCCATAGTCCCTGTCCTGCTGTGTCTGCCGGCTGCTCCAGGGCCTGACCCTCCGGCCCCATCTAGGCCTCTGCTGCTTGGTGCAGCTGCCTGTGCATGGCCCTGCTGACTCCTGGCACACAGCTTCAGGGTGGATCAATCACCCAACGTCAGAGTCTGAAAAGAAAAGACCCTGGTGAGACGGAGCGGGGTGGGAGTCTAAGCTGGCATTCTCACCTGCAGCTAACCAGAGTAGACCCTTGCTATTCTTGCTCGGGTCCTGGTGCAGGCTCCAGGCTGGCAGACACTCACCATCCATCTGGGCTAGGGCTCCCTCCACTTCTCCTTGCtgctcagcacctgcagtttCTCCAGGCTCTGGGTCACTGAGCACAGCGCTCGCCCTGAGAATGACACCAGATGGTGCTTTGCCACAAGTCTGGGTGCCACCCAGGAGGGAACTAAGCATGGCTCTGTGAGTTGGGGCAAGCTGCCTCAGGCAGTCATGACCCAGTCCCAAGGACAGCCTTGAGGTAGAAGGATTCAAACCTACTTTCCCCAAGAAGAggtccctctgcctccctctgaaATAAAAAGGGGCTCTCAGTCTTCACCAAAGTCTGGCTTCTGGGTTAGGACCAGGCCACTTGCAGCCCTCTGGGAGACTCACCCATCTCATGCACACAGTCCTCCAGGGCTCCTGACAGCTCAGGGAGGGTCATAGCCTGCAGGGATACTTGCCAGCCTTTGGAGTCTGAGGTACAGAGGACTGGGTTGGCCTGGGTCTGTGTCCCCACAAACCCTGCCTTGGTCCTGAGCTGCTGTAACCAGGAGACCCTCCCCACCCAACTGTCAGTGCCTGAGCAGCCCCCACAAGCTGATGCTCGGGCCCCTGTTGTGTTCCTCCTCAATTTGGGGTTCCATGAGATTAGAAAGACTGTgacaaaaatgttttctcctcCTGCTTAATGACCCAAGCACTAGCTGCCAAGCAGGGCTCAGCCCCAGAAGAGAAAGCTTCCTCAAGGAAGCTGTGCCCCAAGGGCCTTTCTTCACACTGTCACAGCCATGCCTCCTGCCACTGGGGGACAGGTATGTTTTCCATCACAGGTGATGAGGTCCCCAGGGCACCTTTCTCCTCCATGCCAGGACTGTAGACACTAAGGGACGAGGGAGAATAGGGTGCCAGTGTGACAGCCACATCAAGCCCGTTGGATAAACCTGGCCTTGAGCTACCCTGCACTCCCATCTGCCTGTCAGAGTCAGGTGGCTACTCTTACCTGCCAGGGGAAAGGCCGGGCCCAGGGCAGCTGCACCAGGGGACTGGTCCTGCCTCACTCGGGCTGATAGCTCAGCTTGACAGGCTCTGCCACACACAGGAACAAGTGCTGGTGAGGGCAGATGCCCCCAGCCTCACCCTTGAGGGGAAGGACCAGCCTTGTTCCCACACCTGGGAAGTTGCACTGAGGAGCAGGAGGGAGGCCCCACAGAGCCCCTCACCCTGTATGCCCTATGGAGGAAGTGCCAGGATGCAATGGCAGGGAGTGTGGGGAGGGGCAGCCCTATAGTTAAGGGATCTGGAAAGAATAACGCCTGAGGGCCCCTGTAGCAGCTCCTCTGCAGCTCAGCTGGCAAATAAGGGAATCTGACCTGCAGCAATTCAGGGCCACTCACCGCAGCTGGTCCAGGATGAGGGCAGCATCCTGGGCAAGTGCCCAGGTCTCCTGCAGCTGGGCCTGCATGTACTTGTGGGCCCCATCCTGCTCCAGCAGGCAGCTCTCCACCACCGCCCACAGCTCCTGCTCCTGGGACACCTGGCCTCGAACAGCCTCTAGCTCCTCACAGCGCTGCAGGGTGGAGGGCCAGGCTGGGAGGGGGCCCAAGACCATATGGGAGGACTAGGCTTCTCCCTCTCAGAGGTCTGAGTCTGTTGTTCTGTCTCTGACCCagtctctcctcctccccatctgTGCTGGCCACTTGCTTGCTCAAGTCCTTTTGCTCCCTGTATGCACTACTGTCCTTTTCCTGTAAGGGCTACGATGTTTGTTTCTGCTTTGGCTGCTGCCCTTGCCATCCCTACCCCTTCCCCATGGGCACCCTGGGCACCAGCTACCTTGTGCAGCTGGATGGCCAGCTCCTGCATCTCGGCCTCCAGGCGGTCAGCATAGGCCAGCTCCAGGGCATCACTGGGCGGGCGGGCACTGCTGTGCCAGCGGGCAATAGCAGAGGTCATCTTCCTTTTGGGCCCAAACAACCTGCAGGGGGAATTAGGGAAGGATACAGATCTGACTACTCTGAAGTCAGAACTAAGCTGGTCCCAGGATGCCTGGCTGAAATGAGGGGTGTGAGTGCTAGGAATGGCCCTGCTGGACTCACGTTATGCCGATTTCCTTTAGGTCGCTCTCAGTGAGGGTCAGAAAGATGCGGAGATCCACATCCTGCTCCTCAAAAACCTGCAGGTACTTGAGACACCCAATCTGTTCCAGCAGTGTGGCCAGGttctggaaggcagaggagaCAGGAAAGGAGCAGCCACCATGCAGAGCATTTCCTCTTCACCCAGTGGACTCCTTTGGGCTGCCAGATTCTACGCAAgactggcctggggctggggcccACACTGCCCTCCTACTCAGTGCCCTCAGGCAGACAGGACTTTTAAGCCCCGCTGTCTTCTTTTGATCTCTCTCCTGACCTCATCACTGGAACATGGGTTCCTCACCTCACCTGACATGCTCAGCTCTGTAAAAGGTGGTAATGAGGCTGTTCATCTTGAGAACCTTTGTCTAGGGTGTATACTTTTCTGATTCCTTGCAACTTTCTCTTTatccaacattttgattttatgTGTTTAAGTATAGATTTCTGAGTTTATCCTACTTGGAGTTAGTTCATCAAGCTCCTTGGATATAAAGATAAATGTTTTTGTTCCAATTTGAGGTTAGGTTATCCCTTAAacatattttctgcttttctctcctcctgtccTTCTGGGAAGTATCATGTGTATTGTTAGCTTGATAGTATCTCACAggtttctattcatttttcttcattctctcaGATGATGTATGAGTTTTATGATTCTTCTGTTTGTCAAATCCACTGTTGAGCCCATCTAGTCAAAGTTTCATTTCAGTTGTacttttcaactccagaatttctaTATTTTGCAAGTGTAttgctgtttttaatagagaagtAAATTTTTGAAGATGGCCACTCTGTCGTTTCCCTTAAACTACTTTCTGAAAAAAACAGCCTTGGCAAGTTCCCACGATTAAATGAAGGCAGTAAGAGCACACCTGCTCCTGCAGCCTGGGGGCAGGTCCCCGGGAGAAGCCAGTGAGGCCACAAGCCCTCAGGGAGAAGTAGCACTGGTGCTTTTACAATAAAGAGCAAAAACTTCCCTCTCTGTCTTCCCTCTTCGTACCATGTGTGCCTGCACAAGACAGAGAACTCAGAAACAGCACATTTCCttactggcttattgtaccttcaatgaatccccaacaataaaaaaaaaaaaaagaaacagcacatTTCCACTCAATTGTGCAGTCACGTGGTCTCTGCTTCACACATCTTTTCACAACTCCTGGAAGCAGCTGACATCAGTCTTGTTTTTCTCCTCCCCAGGCTTAAGGAGGCTGACTGGAGTATGGACACCATTGGAGAAGGATGCAACATAAACTCCACAACTGGGCCACTAATCAGGAGTCCACTGAGCCTGTGGTTTATTCGTCAGTTGGGGAAAAGCCACCAACTCTATCAACAATGCCTGGCCCATCATAAATACCCAGTAAACAAATCACAAAGAGCAGTCTTTCTAAGAGTATAACCACTAGCTTTCCAAATGGCCTTACCTGGGGTCCTGAATAGGGGGACGTCTCGGTTTGAGGGATAGATCCTGGGGTATAGACTGACCCGGAAGTCCCAGTGCTGGGAGGCCCCTGGTTGTGACGATTCTTAGTCTTCATATAACTTTTAGTTTGTTTACGAACTGAGCTTTTACATGCATGATCTGAATCCTGCAGCAAGGGATAAATGTTTGAGGTCACACATGGGTTAAGATCTGGGAGCTCTCAGGAAGCTGTCCTCTGAGGCTGCTGCTATAGCCCGTGCCACCCACACTCATGCCGTGCTCCAAGGCAGCAGGCCCTGGACGCTGCACTTCCCAGCACAGAAACCCACTAAAGACTTGTTACCATACTTGCTCATCCCAGGTTAACTGGGGTGTTAGGCATCTCCTACAATGCCAAGAATGGGAGAGGGAGTAGGGGGTCTAGAAAGGAGACTCTTACCTCGTTACTCTCAACAGAGGCCTCGCTGCTGAGCCCCTGGGCTCTGGATGGGCcctcactgctgctgctgctccggATGATCCCGAGGCTGGCATAGAAAGCGTGTTCTTGCTCTTCTGATGACAGGGAGAGAGGACACCTGCCTGTAGGCCTTGCCCCAGGGCCTGAGCTGCTACAGCCATAGCTCATCTCAAGCAGCTGGGTGTCCCCTGCTTCATGCTGCCTGcccgtcctcccctccccctccacagACAGGCAGGTTCTTTTGTTCCCTAATGAACCCCAAACACCCTAAAAAGCACATGGATGTGTGACACTCAGTACAGAACTGCTGCATGCATGCATACATGTAACTGCTACAGACATTGCACACTGGGAAGACTCCCTTAAGCTTTAGCCAGCTTCCAAATCAAGGGGCTAAACCTTTCAGTTAGGAATGTCTCTTTATGGTGGAACTGCCCTTTATCAGATTCTTTGGTTTCCCCTATAAGAACCAGGGCTTCTGTACCTTTCCCTTTCTCGTTCTCTGGTGGATGGACTCATCCCAGGGGTAGGCATACAGACCTAAGGGAACGCCCTTGCAGGCAGTGCGGAGAACAGGGGAGGTTACGTACcccggctgctgctgctgctgctctccaCATCCTGGTCATTGATGGGGGAGGTGACATCCCGGTAGCAGAGGCCCTCCCCTTCCAGAGGGTTCTCATCACTACTGTTGAAGGTGACATAGCCCCGTGGAGGCACCTGCTCTGTGTGCAGAATGGGTCATGTAAACCCACACAGACACAAGGTGAAGACACCTTTGTTCCAAATGCTGCCCCCTCAGGATCCTTGGTATGGGAGAAGACCCAAGATTGGGCATGCAGGAAAGAAGCTACCTGTCATTACCTTGCTACCCGTCACAGTCACCTGGTCAGAGCTGTTATTTATAGTTTGTGAGTAAGGAAAGAGGCCTTTGGAGACCAGCTGGTATCCCATCCCATGGCAAGTGCCTGGTGGAGCCAGGGATGGTTCAGGCCAAGCCTGGGTCCTCTGCACTTCCCTGTGCTCTTTTTCAAGTGGGAAAAGTATAAAATAGTGAACTAAAGAAAAGCTGTGCCACTGGGTGTTCCCTTAGCTGGAAACATCCTTTCAGCTGGGGCCTGGCCCTGGGATGAGTCCCCCCATATATATGTGGATACACATATGCCCATCTGCCAGGTATCTTTATGTCCCTGTGACCTGCTTAAACACAGGCATCTAGAGGCAGTCATCCTTGGGTCAGTCAGCCCAGCTAAAGAGATCTGGCTGAATGTGAAGGCAAAGACCTTTGGCTAAAAATTAATAGCAATAATAGATAATTACACATCCCTTGACTAGATCTGCCTATAAGGAAACTAAGTCAAAAATGAACACACACCAGAATGTAATTCTTCCTGCAGTCTTAGAAGGGAATCAAGTTACTCATATGCTCCCAACTGAAACACAGTCTCCTTTGGTTGCGAAGTTGGGCTTGTCCAGACCTTGGGCCTCCAGGGAGGGCCTATCCTCTCAGCCTGCAGGGCCTGTCCCTTGGCATCGCCATGGATGGGTAACAGGCATCATAGGAAGATATAACTCATGCCCCAGACTGACCGCTTAGAAAGGCCAATGTAAAAGAGTGAACATCAAACCCAGCTTGCCTAAACAATGGTCAGAGCCCCCAGAACTCCCCAAAAGCAAAACATTCAACACTCAGGGGCTGACAATCTGGGAATAAACTCAGACCTCAACACTTGGGAGACTAGGATTCTAGCACTCCCAAGTGTACCTTTTCAGAAGAGTCTGAGGGTCAAATCCATCACCTTGAGCGTGGGAGCTAAACCTTCGCTTGAACTTCTGCCCATGGAAGCATACCCAACTCAGCCCAGCAAATGCATTAAGGTGCTCTGCCCAGGTAATAAGGGCAGAACCATGGGGTGGGACATCAAACTCCTTATCTTCTCTGTATTAGCTGGCCCACCTATTTGATGATTGGAAAGAGTGTAACCACTACAaggaaaaaagttcttttttttttttgagaagagagtctcactcggtcaccttgggttgagtgccatggcatcagcctagcacacagcaacctcaaactcctgggtgcaagcaatcctgcctcacaTACTTGAGTagctggtgggactacaggcatctcccaccatgcccaactaatttttctatttttagtagagatcaggtcttgctcctgctcagactggtcttgatctcctgagttcaagcaatcctcatacctgggcctcccaaagtgctaggattacaaggatgagccactgtgcccaggtgAGAAAGTTCTATTTCTAATAACCAATGAAAAGGAAAGTCaggtgcagcacctgtggctcagtgggtagggcgccagccccgtatacagagggtggtgggttcaaacctggccccggccaaactgcaacaaaaaataactgggcgctgtggcgagtgcctgtagtcccagctactcaggaggctgaggcagaattgcctaagcccaggagttggaggttgctgtgagctgtgatgccacagcactctaccgagggtgataaaataagacactacttcttaaaaacaaaaaaaaggaaagtcaggctcagcatccataggatatggcatcagccacatacaccaagggtggcgggttcaaacccagcccaggccagctaaacaacaacaactgcaacaaaaaatagccgggcattgtggtgggcgcctgtagtcccagctacttaggacgctaaggcaagagaatcgcttaagtccaagagtttgaggttgctgtgagctgtgatgctatagcactctaccaagggcgacatagtgagactctgtctcaaaaaacaaaaaataaggaaagtcaAGGAGATGGACCAAACCAAGAGCTAGGCCACAACTAATGGATTTCCATTGCTGGAACCAGCTTTTACGTCTCAATGCTTGAGTATGAAAGCTTGACTACCTGTAGGTCCCAGAGGCCCATGTTTTAGGAGCCTCAGTTCTGTTCTCATCAAGACAGAATTTTGGAATGCCACAGCAAAGTGCCCTCAGGAAGTGTGGATTGCTCACCACAGCTAGGCCGTGGGGTTGGGGTCTTCCCTCCAAGTCCAATGGCTGTGATCCTGGCCAACGCACGAGGCCCCTCATGGATGCTGAGGCCCTTCTTCCGACAGGGCCTCTGTCTCTGAGGAATGGGGTAGGATTCATCTGAAGAACTTAAATCTTCATATTTTTCTGCAGGAAAAACACCAAAATTAAGAAAACCTGTTCAGTGAAGGACTAATTTACTAATCCTTAtgtaaactggaaaaaataattataactggttctcttatttttttttttcttttattttttttttttggccggggatgggtttgaacccgccacctccggcatatgggaccagcgccctactccttgagccacaggtgccgcccactggTTCtcttaaataaagaaatgagtttGCCACGATGTCACCTGTGAGAAACACCCTAACGGGCCTGTGCATTATTCCAATGGACCCAGTGAACTGTGAAGTGCATTATGGTGGGGAAGTTAATTCTTATTCTTCTCTTTGTCTggatttccaaatttttctcGCTAAGCCTATatttataatcagaaataaattttgttttaaattaaaggaATAAGTAAAATCCATCTCTTCATTAAAATTTGGTACTATCagtcacaacttttttttttttgagacagtctcaagctgtcgc includes:
- the ANKS3 gene encoding ankyrin repeat and SAM domain-containing protein 3 isoform X4, which gives rise to MSELSDEASEPELLNRSLSMWHGLGAQVSREELDVPLDLHTASSIGQYEVVKECVQRKELDLNKKNGGGWTPLMYASYIGHDTIVHLLLEAGVSVNVPTPEGQTPLMLASSCGNESIAYFLLQQGAELEMKDIQGWTALFHCTSAGHQQVVKFLLDNGANANVREPTYGFTPLMEAAAAGHEIIVQYFLNHGVKVDTKDHSGATARMLAKQYGHMKIVALMDTYSQSSPSLPKSLYWSPEKYEDLSSSDESYPIPQRQRPCRKKGLSIHEGPRALARITAIGLGGKTPTPRPSCEQVPPRGYVTFNSSDENPLEGEGLCYRDVTSPINDQDVESSSSSSREQEHAFYASLGIIRSSSSSEGPSRAQGLSSEASVESNEDSDHACKSSVRKQTKSYMKTKNRHNQGPPSTGTSGSVYTPGSIPQTETSPYSGPQNLATLLEQIGCLKYLQVFEEQDVDLRIFLTLTESDLKEIGITLFGPKRKMTSAIARWHSSARPPSDALELAYADRLEAEMQELAIQLHKRCEELEAVRGQVSQEQELWAVVESCLLEQDGAHKYMQAQLQETWALAQDAALILDQLRACQAELSARVRQDQSPGAAALGPAFPLADSKGWQVSLQAMTLPELSGALEDCVHEMGRALCSVTQSLEKLQVLSSKEKWREP
- the ANKS3 gene encoding ankyrin repeat and SAM domain-containing protein 3 isoform X3 translates to MSELSDEASEPELLNRSLSMWHGLGAQVSREELDVPLDLHTASSIGQYEVVKECVQRKELDLNKKNGGGWTPLMYASYIGHDTIVHLLLEAGVSVNVPTPEGQTPLMLASSCGNESIAYFLLQQGAELEMKDIQGWTALFHCTSAGHQQVVKFLLDNGANANVREPTYGFTPLMEAAAAGHEIIVQYFLNHGVKVDTKDHSGATARMLAKQYGHMKIVALMDTYSQSSPSLPKSLYWSPEKYEDLSSSDESYPIPQRQRPCRKKGLSIHEGPRALARITAIGLGGKTPTPRPSCEQVPPRGYVTFNSSDENPLEGEGLCYRDVTSPINDQDVESSSSSSREEQEHAFYASLGIIRSSSSSEGPSRAQGLSSEASVESNEDSDHACKSSVRKQTKSYMKTKNRHNQGPPSTGTSGSVYTPGSIPQTETSPYSGPQNLATLLEQIGCLKYLQVFEEQDVDLRIFLTLTESDLKEIGITLFGPKRKMTSAIARWHSSARPPSDALELAYADRLEAEMQELAIQLHKRCEELEAVRGQVSQEQELWAVVESCLLEQDGAHKYMQAQLQETWALAQDAALILDQLRACQAELSARVRQDQSPGAAALGPAFPLADSKGWQVSLQAMTLPELSGALEDCVHEMGRALCSVTQSLEKLQVLSSKEKWREP
- the ANKS3 gene encoding ankyrin repeat and SAM domain-containing protein 3 isoform X6; its protein translation is MCAAQGAELEMKDIQGWTALFHCTSAGHQQVVKFLLDNGANANVREPTYGFTPLMEAAAAGHEIIVQYFLNHGVKVDTKDHSGATARMLAKQYGHMKIVALMDTYSQSSPSLPKSLYWSPEKYEDLSSSDESYPIPQRQRPCRKKGLSIHEGPRALARITAIGLGGKTPTPRPSCEQVPPRGYVTFNSSDENPLEGEGLCYRDVTSPINDQDVESSSSSSREEQEHAFYASLGIIRSSSSSEGPSRAQGLSSEASVESNEDSDHACKSSVRKQTKSYMKTKNRHNQGPPSTGTSGSVYTPGSIPQTETSPYSGPQNLATLLEQIGCLKYLQVFEEQDVDLRIFLTLTESDLKEIGITLFGPKRKMTSAIARWHSSARPPSDALELAYADRLEAEMQELAIQLHKRCEELEAVRGQVSQEQELWAVVESCLLEQDGAHKYMQAQLQETWALAQDAALILDQLRACQAELSARVRQDQSPGAAALGPAFPLAGKSSHLTLTGRWECRVAQGQVYPTGLMWLSHWHPILPRPLVSTVLAWRRKVPWGPHHL
- the ANKS3 gene encoding ankyrin repeat and SAM domain-containing protein 3 isoform X2, encoding MSELSDEASEPELLNRSLSMWHGLGAQVSREELDVPLDLHTASSIGQYEVVKECVQRKELDLNKKNGGGWTPLMYASYIGHDTIVHLLLEAGVSVNVPTPEGQTPLMLASSCGNESIAYFLLQQGAELEMKDIQGWTALFHCTSAGHQQVVKFLLDNGANANVREPTYGFTPLMEAAAAGHEIIVQYFLNHGVKVDTKDHSGATARMLAKQYGHMKIVALMDTYSQSSPSLPKSLYWSPEKYEDLSSSDESYPIPQRQRPCRKKGLSIHEGPRALARITAIGLGGKTPTPRPSCEQVPPRGYVTFNSSDENPLEGEGLCYRDVTSPINDQDVESSSSSSREQEHAFYASLGIIRSSSSSEGPSRAQGLSSEASVESNEDSDHACKSSVRKQTKSYMKTKNRHNQGPPSTGTSGSVYTPGSIPQTETSPYSGPQNLATLLEQIGCLKYLQVFEEQDVDLRIFLTLTESDLKEIGITLFGPKRKMTSAIARWHSSARPPSDALELAYADRLEAEMQELAIQLHKRCEELEAVRGQVSQEQELWAVVESCLLEQDGAHKYMQAQLQETWALAQDAALILDQLRACQAELSARVRQDQSPGAAALGPAFPLAGKSSHLTLTGRWECRVAQGQVYPTGLMWLSHWHPILPRPLVSTVLAWRRKVPWGPHHL
- the ANKS3 gene encoding ankyrin repeat and SAM domain-containing protein 3 isoform X1, whose translation is MSELSDEASEPELLNRSLSMWHGLGAQVSREELDVPLDLHTASSIGQYEVVKECVQRKELDLNKKNGGGWTPLMYASYIGHDTIVHLLLEAGVSVNVPTPEGQTPLMLASSCGNESIAYFLLQQGAELEMKDIQGWTALFHCTSAGHQQVVKFLLDNGANANVREPTYGFTPLMEAAAAGHEIIVQYFLNHGVKVDTKDHSGATARMLAKQYGHMKIVALMDTYSQSSPSLPKSLYWSPEKYEDLSSSDESYPIPQRQRPCRKKGLSIHEGPRALARITAIGLGGKTPTPRPSCEQVPPRGYVTFNSSDENPLEGEGLCYRDVTSPINDQDVESSSSSSREEQEHAFYASLGIIRSSSSSEGPSRAQGLSSEASVESNEDSDHACKSSVRKQTKSYMKTKNRHNQGPPSTGTSGSVYTPGSIPQTETSPYSGPQNLATLLEQIGCLKYLQVFEEQDVDLRIFLTLTESDLKEIGITLFGPKRKMTSAIARWHSSARPPSDALELAYADRLEAEMQELAIQLHKRCEELEAVRGQVSQEQELWAVVESCLLEQDGAHKYMQAQLQETWALAQDAALILDQLRACQAELSARVRQDQSPGAAALGPAFPLAGKSSHLTLTGRWECRVAQGQVYPTGLMWLSHWHPILPRPLVSTVLAWRRKVPWGPHHL
- the ANKS3 gene encoding ankyrin repeat and SAM domain-containing protein 3 isoform X5; amino-acid sequence: MYASYIGHDTIVHLLLEAGVSVNVPTPEGQTPLMLASSCGNESIAYFLLQQGAELEMKDIQGWTALFHCTSAGHQQVVKFLLDNGANANVREPTYGFTPLMEAAAAGHEIIVQYFLNHGVKVDTKDHSGATARMLAKQYGHMKIVALMDTYSQSSPSLPKSLYWSPEKYEDLSSSDESYPIPQRQRPCRKKGLSIHEGPRALARITAIGLGGKTPTPRPSCEQVPPRGYVTFNSSDENPLEGEGLCYRDVTSPINDQDVESSSSSSREEQEHAFYASLGIIRSSSSSEGPSRAQGLSSEASVESNEDSDHACKSSVRKQTKSYMKTKNRHNQGPPSTGTSGSVYTPGSIPQTETSPYSGPQNLATLLEQIGCLKYLQVFEEQDVDLRIFLTLTESDLKEIGITLFGPKRKMTSAIARWHSSARPPSDALELAYADRLEAEMQELAIQLHKRCEELEAVRGQVSQEQELWAVVESCLLEQDGAHKYMQAQLQETWALAQDAALILDQLRACQAELSARVRQDQSPGAAALGPAFPLAGKSSHLTLTGRWECRVAQGQVYPTGLMWLSHWHPILPRPLVSTVLAWRRKVPWGPHHL
- the ANKS3 gene encoding ankyrin repeat and SAM domain-containing protein 3 isoform X7 codes for the protein MKDIQGWTALFHCTSAGHQQVVKFLLDNGANANVREPTYGFTPLMEAAAAGHEIIVQYFLNHGVKVDTKDHSGATARMLAKQYGHMKIVALMDTYSQSSPSLPKSLYWSPEKYEDLSSSDESYPIPQRQRPCRKKGLSIHEGPRALARITAIGLGGKTPTPRPSCEQVPPRGYVTFNSSDENPLEGEGLCYRDVTSPINDQDVESSSSSSREEQEHAFYASLGIIRSSSSSEGPSRAQGLSSEASVESNEDSDHACKSSVRKQTKSYMKTKNRHNQGPPSTGTSGSVYTPGSIPQTETSPYSGPQNLATLLEQIGCLKYLQVFEEQDVDLRIFLTLTESDLKEIGITLFGPKRKMTSAIARWHSSARPPSDALELAYADRLEAEMQELAIQLHKRCEELEAVRGQVSQEQELWAVVESCLLEQDGAHKYMQAQLQETWALAQDAALILDQLRACQAELSARVRQDQSPGAAALGPAFPLAGKSSHLTLTGRWECRVAQGQVYPTGLMWLSHWHPILPRPLVSTVLAWRRKVPWGPHHL
- the ANKS3 gene encoding ankyrin repeat and SAM domain-containing protein 3 isoform X8, whose product is MSELSDEASEPELLNRSLSMWHGLGAQVSREELDVPLDLHTASSIGQYEVVKECVQRKELDLNKKNGGGWTPLMYASYIGHDTIVHLLLEAGVSVNVPTPEGQTPLMLASSCGNESIAYFLLQQGAELEMKDIQGWTALFHCTSAGHQQVVKFLLDNGANANVREPTYGFTPLMEAAAAGHEIIVQYFLNHGVKVDTKDHSGATARMLAKQYGHMKIVALMDTYSQSSPSLPKSLYWSPEKYEDLSSSDESYPIPQRQRPCRKKGLSIHEGPRALARITAIGLGGKTPTPRPSCEQVPPRGYVTFNSSDENPLEGEGLCYRDVTSPINDQDVESSSSSSREEQEHAFYASLGIIRSSSSSEGPSRAQGLSSEASVESNEDSDHACKSSVRKQTKSYMKTKNRHNQGPPSTGTSGSVYTPGSIPQTETSPYSGPQNLATLLEQIGCLKYLQVFEEQDVDLRIFLTLTESDLKEIGITLFGPKRKMTSAIARWHSSARPPSDALELAYADRLEAEMQELAIQLHKPGPPPCSAVRS